From the Chaetodon auriga isolate fChaAug3 chromosome 17, fChaAug3.hap1, whole genome shotgun sequence genome, the window aaaaacagtgacatcacacagcgAATCAGCATCAAGACATCGTCTGTGTGAaacttcaaacactgaaaatataaaAGCAGTTCAACTCTGACATTACGACACACGTGACACCTGATCGTCCACCTGATGCAGCGCCAAACGTTTCAGCTGCCAAACGTTTCAAACACCAAACGTTTCAGATGCCAAACGTTTCAAACACCAAACGTTTCAGATGCTAAACGTTTCAGACGCCAAACGTTTCAAACACCAAACGTTTCAGACGCCAAACGTTTCAAACACCAAACGTTTCAAACAGAACTCGTGAAAACGTCTCGACGTTCCTCCTGAAGCACAAACAGCTTGTCGTCTGGTTCAGACCTTCAGGTTAATTcaaagtgatgaatgaatgaatgaatgaatgaatgaatgaatgaatgaattgagcTCACTCTCTTacaaaatgctcattttctAATGGAACTCTTGAACTGTGTCATTTCAGTGAAGCAATGTTTATACTGAAAGAGGAGGAACGTcaagacatcacacacacacacacacacacacacacacacacacactcacacacacacacacacacacacacacacacacacacacacacagtgagcaccCGCAGCAACGCCGGGCAGAATGAAGCATCCTGGGAGTTGTTGTCcagtgatgtcatcactgatgctgatgaacagaaacaaaagtgtaaaaatcCTTTAGAAGCAAAATACtgagcacaggtgagcagagtgaAGCATCGTGGGAAATGACGTGCACATGGGGGACTATGGGAAAACAGCTCTATGAatgctgggaaatgtagtgtCTTTTTTAAGCTTTGTGAGAATTTGAACACTTTGAAgcttttttccagtttttctctTAAATACAGACTTTCTGTCATTGGTCGCTTATCCTCTACAGAACAGGATTGTGGGAAATGGAGTCCAGTGGTGTTGAGTGATTTAATACTGACGGCGGAAACCTCTTCACGTCTGCCTCCAACACGTGGACAATGATTCTCTGATTTGATCTTAAATTCAGTGATGAAATGTTTCCATGATGAGACTGAGCTCAGACACGACGAAGCTCGgaggcatgctgggagatgAAGTCCTTTCAGACGTGAGCTCAGCAGGATCCTCCATCTCGGCTCCTGATTCTCAGGTTTGACTGGAGGAGAATTCTtctgaaatgacatgaaaagagAAGCCGAGGCGGCCATGTTTTCCGTGGTTGTTGTGAGACGGGACAGCGCCCCCTGCAGCTGGCTGGCGGTGCGGTGCTTTGCTCAGGGGCACTTCAGCAgggcagagggaaggagggtgAAGATCGTcgtggaggaaagagaaggtCGGTCAGCTGGTCTACGTCAGTTTCACACACTCCTgcaaagtaacacacacacagggtggaGTCAacaaagtgagtgtgtgagtgagtgagtgtgtgtgtgtgtgtgtgtgtgtgtgtgtgtgtgtgtgtgtgtgtgaatgtgtgtctgtgtgtgtgtgtgtgtgtgtgtctgtgtgtgtgtgtgtgtgtgtgtgtgtgtgtgtgtgaatgtgtgtgagtgtgtgtgtgtgtgtgtgtgtgtgtgaatgtgtgtgagtgtgtgtgtgtgagtgtgtgtctgtgtgtgtgtgtgtgtgtgtgaatgtgtgtgagtatatgtgtgtgtgagtgtgtgtctgtgtgtgtgtgtgtgaatgtgtgtctgtgtgtgtgtgtgtgtgtgtgtgtgaatgtgtgtgagtgtgtgtgtgtgtgagtgtgtctgtgtgtgtgtgtgtgtgagtgtgtctgtgtgtgtgtgtgtgtgaatgtgtgtctgtgtgtgtgtgtgtgtgtgtgtgtgtgtgaatgtgtgtgagtgtgtgtgtgtgtgtgtgtgtgtgtgaatgtgtgtgagtgtgtgtgtgtgtgtgaatgtgtgtgagtgtgtgtgtgtgtgtgtgtgtgtgtgtgaatgtgtgaatgtgtgaatgtgtgtgtgtgaatgtgtgtgtgtgtgtgtgtgtgtgtgtgtgtgtgtgtgtgtgtgaatgtgtgtgagtgtgtgtgtgtctgtgtgcgtgcgtgtgtgtgtgtgtgtgtgtgtgtgtgtgtgtgagtttaccAGCTATAACAGGCTGTTCCTGCCGTTCATGTTGGGACCTTTAGACCTCATCTGTTCCTGAACCGATCctgactgtacacacacacacacacacacacacacacacacacacacacacagacacagacacagacacacagacacacacacacacacacacacacacacacaaacacagacacagacacagacacagacacacagacacacagacacacacacacacacacagaagatgaTCAATAAGTTTATTCTGTGTCCATCACGtgatgaaataaagaaagaggaagtaCACCTGTGATCTCatcaggaggtgtgtgtgtgtgtgtgtgtgtgtgtgtgtgtgtgtgtgtgtgttgatcacAGCTGAACTTTGACAGCCGACTTTAACAGATGAGGCGAGAAGCTAAAATAGAAGCAGAACGGACGCAGCACTGTGTGGCacttcctgacacacacacacacacacacacacacacacacacacacacacacacttcctgtctttgaTGAGGCAGCTGCTCCATcagtgtctcctctgtctccatgttGGACTGAAGCCTGATCTGATCTGAGGCTTCGTTCGTGTTCTGCTGTTCATAAAACGCTCTGGAGGCACTGATCTGAGGtcaggtgacaggtgacaaaGGTCAGGTGActgaggtcaggggtcagaggtcaggtgaTGTTATGTTTCTGCAGCACCAGGCTCTGCAGACGTGGACAGTTTCGGTGCATTGGTGTCAGCAGCAGAAACGTTGCATGATGGGATTTGTAGGTGctgaatattaaaataatttctTCTGACTTATAGAGAAACATTCTGTCGTCACTGATTTCTGCATCTTTAAAGAGTGAGAGGTCGACATTTATTCCacctctgttctgttctgactAACACCTGAAAACTATGAACtcagacaggtgaacaggtagacagacagattaacagacagacaggtaaacaggtagacagacagacaggtgtgctgTCTCACCGGCTGCAGTCCCTCTGCCATCTCTCCGGAGCCAATGTGTGTGAGGTGGATGAAGTTTGTCGGCTCTCCGATCATACTGCGATcaatcttcctcctcttcttcttctacacacacacgcacacacacacacacacacacacacacacacaatgtattACGTCAGTGAGGGTCCTGAGGTTTGATGAAAACCTCCATGTCTGAACTCGTCTTCATACTCAGAGactcacatcatcatcatcatcatcatcatcatcacattcaGTTTCTAACATGTCAGAAAGACGCTGAACCTGCAGGCAGTGTAGAGGGACAAAGTTAACCCTTCACACTCTCACTTTATTCACTCTTTCACACTTTCTTATTCACTCTGTTTACatgcagaaaatgtcaaaataaaatatgatttttaCTTCAGGATAATCAGGTCAAAACTGTAGCGAACTAAACGCGGTGAGTCCTGAGTCCTGAGTCCTGAGTCTTGAGTCCTGAGTCCTGAGTCTTCAGTCTTGAGTCCTGAGTCTTCAGTCTTGAGTCCTGAGTCCTGAGTCTTGAGTCTTGAGTCCTGAGTCCTGAGTCCTGAATTCTgagtcttcagtcttcagtcttcagtcttGAGTCCTGAGTCCTGAGTCCTGAGTCTTGAGACCTGACTCCTGAGTCTTCAGTCTTGAGTCCTGAGTCCTGAGTCTTGAGTCCTGACCTCCTTGTCTTGTCTGCAGGTGTTCTTTCAGGCCTTATCCAGTCCCACCAACCCTCTGCCAGCATGCAGCCTGAGAGGCAAAGCCCGGGgctgcagtggaaatgtcaccAGTAATACCAGAGCAgcggcttttattttgaaaacctcttttcagagtaaaagcCTCAGACAGTGGAGCTCTGCAGACGAGGCGTTCATGCTCCAACATGTCCACCAATTACGACCGAGCTACAGACAGGCTGTATGGACGCACACGGCTCTCTGTGCTACGTTCAGGGACactctgtgctgcattcagggacaGTCTGAGCTCTGGCAAACAGCCATCGAATGCCTTATTAAAGTCCTGTTCTGCTCCCAGAGTCCAGTTAATCCTGCTGGGGGGAAATGAGAGCAGATCCAGAACACATCAGAGACACAGTCCGAACAATCTGGATGAGATTTAAGAGGCTTATGTTCCTCAGGATTATTCAGCACTCTTACGTAACTGAAGCGAGGGTCTGAAACCGAGACGTTCCTGGACTCGCATTCTCTCCATCAGTTCAGGATCTGAACCCTTGACCTCCATcaggctcagtgtgtgtgtgtgtgtgtgtgtgtgtgtgtgtgtgtgtgtgtgtgtctgtgcactgaATCAGGTTCATCATTAACACAAACGTCTCGCTGCTGTAGACTTCAGTGATGGAAATCTATTGCTAGGAAACATCTGTAGCTCTGTCCAATCAGGAACAATCagctgtgtaaacaggaagtcactgtagcATCACAAGCTAGCAGAACTTCCAAACATGATGGTTATAGAGGCTAAAagctaaatatttgtaaatggACATGTTTATTGTATAATGAGAGCGGcgattatgctaagctaactgacgTTACGCACTCATTTAGCTAAGTGTTATTAGTTAAGTTGCCTCTTTCACTCTAAAGGGgtcagatgttagcatgctaacattagcttctaTTTCAAACAGCTCATCAGTGAATCGTGGTCCAAACCAGAGGAGCTGCGGTTTGTTGGTGAAATAAAAGTTTGACAGAACGACTCTAACGAAGCTTCGCGAGGAAGAATCCCACCATCATgttcagatttgtttttattttcgaCGTACAGACGAGTCTTCGCACTGAAACGGCATCAGGTCTGTCCAAATCGTCCCCACGTGTTTGTCTTTCATGTGTCTCAGCTCTGGTTTCCAGACTTTTCCATGACTTTCCAAACCCACTCTGGATTGTTTCCATGAGCTCCAAGGTTTCCTCCTGGTTGTTTCTTTTAGACTGAAAACCATCTGATTGCATTCCACGTCAATAAACCTTCATCACACTcaaactgatctgagagcagttGCATTACGTAACCTGAGGCTGACTGCTGCTCATTAACggaacaaacagcacagagccgAACGTCTCCGAGCAACGTCTGTTTACCTGATaaacaccatcaccatcaccatcatcatcatcatcatcatcatcagtgtgtcATCAGCGACTCATCAACAGAGGAACAGGCCggactttcaaaataagagcggTCAGGAAACGACCCCACAGATCAGCAAAGACAAACCAAACCTGGACCCTGATCCCAGATCTGCAGACAGACCTCCAACATGGGAACTCAGAGGAGGCCACATCACCTACatgaagaggtggaggaaggattCAGGTCAGTTCCTGAAGtgaagtgtcctctgtgtctgttgtcctgtTGTGATTTTACTGTTGGATTACTGCAGTACtccagtaaatgtacttaatgaAGAGTGTACGGCTCATCAGTGTGTTCAACCTGCTGAGTTTTACAGTTTAACTTCCTGAGAGTGAAGTCACtgctggcgtgtgtgtgtgtgtgtgtgtgtgtgtgtgtgtgtgtgtgtgtgtgtgtgtgtgtctgtgtgtgtgttaacagtgtATTGTTGCAGTGCCACAATGGAACAAACAGAAACTCTATAAATacagatggaggaaggagaggtcTCTGGGCACAACTTCCCTGTTCATgtctccatacacacacacacacacacacacacacacacacacacacacacacacacacacacacacacacacacacagtctccacACGTTGACTCAGAACCAGTCAGCTGCGAACATTCTGCAAGTCAACCACAACAAATCTGAAGCTTTCAGTTAAATTTAGGATTTCTGTGACTCTCCAGCTCAAGGCGAACGTTTTACTTTTCACTTCCTTTTAAAGGGATGAAGGTCTGAAGTCTTCCTCCACCAAAGCTCTAAGGCGTCCAGAACTTCCTCAGAAACACCCTTGAACCTCGAGTCTCTTCGTCCgtcaaaaacaaatcaaactgtcTCAGATCATCAGCCATGAGTCAACTCACAGGcac encodes:
- the cdc42se1 gene encoding CDC42 small effector protein 1, translating into MPQDYPQTAVPLLACRAAAESGTQPLDRQSVGMSDFWHKMGCCVVAKPPPKKKRRKIDRSMIGEPTNFIHLTHIGSGEMAEGLQPSGSVQEQMRSKGPNMNGRNSLL